A region of Pyxidicoccus parkwaysis DNA encodes the following proteins:
- a CDS encoding LGFP repeat-containing protein gives MSLFKPRAGRHVLALLLLCLCALSPMTSRALETGVVTGWIYTDITSIQQLGTRQLDDLKSIGTTTIRVEFIYPSDANERTRYLTAYKNIVQWAGERGIRVIGVLTVNSMLNKSVKPVDTFSVQDFDNRFVPIFKEALDWHDATYTNVNGTPYGVEGWEIWNEPDVYDMRRPSTGSFMGEEFALLCVRAYEHYKGHGGTRKIIMGALSRWDDDILFRQVYDSTPVRNFKAAQGRNVLPGDAIGMHAYGNLNVPPSQKGFSYAGGNFEDVILSIRSLRDSAGRELVPSGQPVYVTEVGFGPNRNGSQVYYWRQATHAAELRYVLETLKRYEQQFQRVYWYSWRDEEERNQPDPRGWNWFGLRQVPQANCGGGATKLAYNVFANFNGRAGPAQRAVWQVLPVGDESWPTGWVSPPSCGALQSPDPFLRAFHRVDTARNLMGQPRDWGGGPYVHRWGNGQVQHFMNGVWEGGLGALGLADGRGEAGYVYGRFYDKWMAIGFTHVGGFPVDNGGGADRHRWDSSISRGMVQDFNGGSLGPNMLQLEEWPVAGAQVLIVQGAWYQHYMANGGVGVFGYARTEPYPYGGQYRMDFARGYMIQDPATGVVQHYF, from the coding sequence ATGTCGTTGTTCAAGCCTCGGGCCGGACGCCACGTCCTGGCCCTGCTACTGCTGTGTCTTTGCGCCCTGTCACCCATGACGTCCCGGGCGCTGGAGACGGGCGTCGTCACCGGCTGGATATACACGGACATCACGAGCATCCAGCAGCTCGGGACGCGCCAGCTCGATGACCTCAAGAGCATCGGGACGACCACCATCCGGGTCGAGTTCATCTATCCGAGCGACGCGAACGAGCGGACCAGGTACCTCACCGCGTACAAGAACATCGTCCAGTGGGCCGGCGAGCGGGGCATCCGCGTCATCGGCGTGTTGACGGTGAACTCGATGCTCAACAAGAGCGTCAAGCCCGTGGACACCTTCAGCGTCCAGGACTTCGACAACCGGTTCGTGCCCATCTTCAAGGAGGCCCTCGACTGGCACGACGCGACGTACACCAACGTGAATGGCACGCCGTATGGCGTCGAGGGATGGGAAATCTGGAACGAGCCCGACGTCTATGACATGCGGCGCCCCTCGACGGGCAGCTTCATGGGCGAGGAGTTCGCGCTGCTGTGCGTGCGTGCCTACGAGCACTACAAGGGGCATGGCGGCACCCGCAAAATCATCATGGGCGCCCTGTCCCGGTGGGACGACGACATCCTGTTCCGGCAGGTCTACGACTCCACGCCCGTCCGCAACTTCAAGGCGGCCCAGGGGCGCAACGTGCTGCCGGGTGACGCCATCGGGATGCACGCGTACGGCAACCTCAACGTGCCGCCCTCGCAGAAGGGGTTCTCCTATGCTGGCGGCAACTTCGAGGACGTCATCCTCAGCATCCGGTCCCTTCGCGACAGCGCGGGCCGGGAGCTCGTGCCCTCGGGCCAGCCCGTCTACGTGACGGAGGTGGGCTTCGGCCCCAACCGGAACGGCTCGCAGGTGTACTACTGGCGGCAGGCCACCCATGCCGCCGAGCTGAGGTACGTGCTGGAGACGCTCAAGCGCTACGAGCAGCAGTTCCAGCGCGTGTACTGGTACTCGTGGCGTGACGAGGAGGAGCGCAACCAGCCGGACCCGCGCGGATGGAACTGGTTCGGGTTGAGGCAGGTGCCGCAAGCCAACTGCGGCGGGGGTGCCACGAAGCTCGCCTACAACGTCTTCGCCAATTTCAATGGCCGGGCGGGGCCCGCCCAGCGGGCCGTGTGGCAGGTGCTCCCGGTGGGTGACGAGAGCTGGCCAACGGGATGGGTCTCTCCGCCCTCCTGCGGAGCGCTGCAGTCACCCGACCCCTTCCTGCGGGCGTTCCACCGAGTCGACACGGCCCGGAACCTCATGGGGCAGCCCCGGGACTGGGGCGGCGGGCCCTACGTGCACCGGTGGGGCAACGGCCAGGTCCAGCACTTCATGAACGGCGTCTGGGAGGGTGGCCTGGGAGCCCTCGGACTCGCGGACGGCCGCGGCGAGGCCGGCTACGTGTATGGCCGCTTCTATGACAAGTGGATGGCCATCGGCTTCACCCACGTCGGCGGCTTCCCCGTCGACAACGGCGGTGGCGCGGACCGGCACCGGTGGGACTCCTCCATCAGCCGCGGCATGGTGCAGGACTTCAACGGGGGCTCGCTGGGGCCCAACATGCTCCAGCTCGAGGAGTGGCCCGTGGCTGGCGCCCAGGTGCTCATCGTCCAGGGAGCCTGGTACCAGCACTACATGGCGAATGGAGGCGTCGGCGTCTTCGGCTACGCCCGCACCGAGCCGTACCCCTATGGGGGCCAGTACCGGATGGACTTCGCGCG